In Camelus dromedarius isolate mCamDro1 chromosome 4, mCamDro1.pat, whole genome shotgun sequence, the DNA window tttcaaaaatacagtattttctgatttcttggtCAGGTAGAATTTGGTGACCTCTCTGGCATCATTGTTTTTTTGCCACTGCTTCGGTATAAAGCAACATTGTAAGGAACTTTGTGAGAAACTTTAGTCAAATCGTTAAAATTAGCCAAAGGAGCCCTCTTTCTCGAGGGAAAAAAGTGaatgtgtaaaaatatttaaaataagatgcAACTGTATGCACAACCACAGACACACAGGACAACCAAGTGCTAACCTAAgtttaataaaaatcaatgaacaaAAGCTATAATTTGGATTCTTCATCTAAATAGGAAAGGATTTCTACATTTTTAAGGGATGGAGTCGCAATAAACTATATTGAGAGAAAATATTGCTTGAAAAATTCATACAGGTCACAAAATGCTGCTAGGAATATTGTTTCAATAGTTTTTTCAAGCAAAAGAGACTATAAAATTGCTAACTAGAAAGGAATAATCTCTAACGTCACAtcatggggtttgcatctgactcattaatcttttcaaatgttAAGTGTTACATGTAGAGAGAAATGAGTCATTTATTGTTTAAACAAGGGAGCAGCTGTTAGTTTTTTCTAGTGCGTTAAAACCTTTAGTGGCATCTATAAATGGAAAAAGAGTCAATGAGCTCTTCTCTCAGCTGTTGTTTTAGCAGCTGACAGTGCCATTGAATTCACCatgatataaaataagaaaaaatctttACTCATGGATGGAGAcctttaagtttaaaaatacctaattacctGATCTGGGGCATACAttcattcgacaaatatttatagagtaccCATGAGGCCCTGTGGCTATAGCACTAAACACAATAAAGCTCCCCCAAATCCCTGTCTTTATGGAGCTTAAGTTCTTTTGAGCATGTTTAAGAATACCAACCTTTGAAATTATGGTATTTCTACTGCCCCACTGAGTTCAAAAAAGTGACaatatcattttgtaatataatatttaatgaagaaatataCAATGCTATCTGTATATAAGCAAAggatcattttttttcagatcatGCCTTCTGCATCCCATAATTAATATGTTGTGTTCTAGTATAATCAACAACTTAAATTACGATTctacttatatattctttttgtgTTCGTGTGTATTAAGGGCTGTTTTTCAAATTATAACAGTGATGTAGCACTTCatcatttttctctgttctgttggTAACATTCTCGTGGGGCTacatctgttctattttttaaatttttatttaatgaaagatCAACacttaaaatcacaaaatatctTTAGTGATCATACTGTTAtttatgtggattttttctttccctactgTTGACGtttaactattttttcttttctggtccTGATGATTCCTTTTaaccttttgtattttttttttttttacttattttattataatagtgTTTGCCACATCAAATCCTTTTAGAGCAAGGCAGGGTGtgaacaaattaaataattttataatttaattcaaTACTAATTATAGTTTTTCAACTTAAGGATAAAGATAATTTAGGATATCTTAAAAAACTAGCAGtttctctgcatttattttaatcatgatgggtgcattattattttaaaggttttttttttttaactataattgTAGTACCTAAGTAGAAGTCTTTAAGTTTCCTACttctaaaaggaaaattatataccTCActgttttaaacagaaaataaaaatttgtgtgTAACAGTTATTGGAAAGAGGATCTTGCTTATGAGAATCCAAATGAACTCACCTCATATTGTTGACCTTTGCATCATTAATTTAGATAGCCAAGTTGCTTGCCACTAGACCATTTTTAGCGGACTGACTCATTTTTATGATTCAGTTTTCTGttagttcaataaacattttcttgtaGTAGCCTTTATTAGAATATCTTCTAATGCTTTATGTATTTGGAAGCTTTCATcttcatttaaatcttttttcttagCTGTTTCCTTAGTGATGAAAAGTTCCAGTTGTTCCTTTCAATCTCTAACAGCTGCAAGAACAACTCTTCTTTCCAAACTAGCTCTCCTAAATTCCAGTTGTTAGAGTTGGTATCTATATTTAGCTGGTGGGATTAAATTGCAAAGGCTTCAAGCTGGGCTAAGCACACTGATCTGCCTTTTTACTGCTAGACCTGTGTGCTGTGAGGAGCTAAGGCCTTAGTGTCCCCTTCCTTACCTAGGTTACTCACAAAATGGATTCCCAGCGGGAACTCGCAGAGGAACTGCGGCTTTACCAATCCACCCTTCTTCAGGATGGTCTAAAAGATCTCCTGGATGAGAAAAAATTCATCGATTGCACCCTAAAAGCAGGTGACAAAAGTCTTCCTTGCCACAGATTGATTTTGTCAGCTTGTAGTCCTTACTTCCGTGAGtattttttatctgaaattgatgaggagaaaaaaaaggaggtaGTATTAGATAATGTGGATCCTGCTGTACTTGATTTAATCATTAAGTATCTATACTCTGCCAGTATTGATCTCAACGATGGAAATGTGCAAGATATTTTTGCATTGGCCAGCCGCTTTCAGATCCCCTCGGTGTTCACTGTTTGCGTTTCTTATCTTCAGAAAAGACTTGCTCCTGGTAACTGCCTAGCTATCCTAAGATTAGGACTTCTGCTTGACTGTCCAAGACTCGCCATCTCTGCCCGTGAGTTTGTGTCTGATCGCTTTGTACAGATTTGTAAGGAAGAGGACTTTATGCAACTGTCTCCACAGGAGCTGATCTCAGTCATTTCAAATGACAGCCTCAACGTAGAGAAGGAAGAAGCAGTATTTGAGGCAGTGATGAAATGGGTGCGAACAGACAAAGAAAACCGGGTTAAAAACCTTAGCGAAGTGTTTGATTGTATCCGTTTTCGCCTtatgacagaaaaatattttaaagatcatGTTGAGAGAGATGATATAATTAAAAGCAACCCAGAActccagaaaaaaatcaaagttctcAAAGATGCCTTCGCAGGCAAACTCCCAGAACCTAGCAAAAACGCAGAGAAGGCTGGGGCTGGTGAGGTAAATGGTGATGTTGGTGATGAAGATTTACTTCCTGGTTACCTGAATGACATTCCCAGGCATGGAATGTTTGTCAAAGACCTTATCCTCTTGATTAATGACACAGCTGCAGTGGCTTATGATCCCACAGAAAATGAATGCTACCTTACTGCACTGGCTGAGCAGATCCCCAGAAATCATTCCAGCATTGTTACCCAACAGAATCAGGTATATGTGGTTGGAGGACTATATgtggatgaagaaaataaagatcagcCTCTACAGTCATACTTCTTCCAGGTAAGAAAGGCTATTTTCATGTAAGTAGAGACATAAAAGAAAGGCTGTTACTCACCGTCCTGTTAGCTGATTTCTGAATTATTCAAGAGGCTTGCATTGCATTTTATTCTGCTTGACATCCTTTTCCAGTCCCTTGCATTTTCACTACTTAGAGGGCTGACAAATATTTAGATCAGTTAACTGCTTGTTAATATTCAATAAAAGTTCTGTTGATGAATGAGGTTCTAATTAATGTATAAGTGATGGCTCATGattttctttctgctctttaACCCAAAATGTCATGTTTATCATTGATGGTGACTATAATGCTTTAAAGCctagtattttaataaaaactaaatttaatcTTGTATTCTCTTTCTGAAAAATAGCTTACTGTATTTCCCAAAATCAAAGTACTTtacacattacaaaaaaaaagttataactGATCAGATTTTCTACCTTTTCCTAAGTTTCCTTGAACCAATTCAAAATTCCTGGAGGTAGCATTTCATCTCTTATTTATGGTTACTGCCTAAAGTATAATTttgttgaaaaggaaaagaacttgAATACATATTTTACACACTTTGAATTACCTTCTAGGAAAAACTTGTCTGCACAAGTGTCACTAATTTGAATTGAttaattgtatttaaatttttaaatttatgataatttttatttatgacaAATGATCACATTTATTTGGATCAGAGTTGTACTTAGACATTGTTACAACTTAATCTACTTTATCAAACCATAGACGTTTCCAAGAAAGCAAATCCTCCTAAACTAACAGCCTCTTTGTAGTTTGTTCGAAAGGAGTTTGTTTCATATTATCAATGTATTATACTTTATCAGTTTATGATGGAATCAGTGACTTAACCTTCATCTTCAATAATCCAGTACCAGTACTTTATAGCATACAGATAGTTCAAGAGTTTGTTTAGGTCATAGGTCTAGGGTTTATGGGTTCTTGAGTTGGAAAGGCCAAAGATAAGTAAGTGTAGAATGTCATACCACAGTCACTATGTGCTCTCAAAGTGTGTGACATACTGTGCACTGACAAAATACACCCTTTAACCAGCTTTTTCTAATATTGGAAAATGTAATTGTAATAATACATGTAAACCATGCTTCTTAATTTTCAAAGTTCCATTAAAGAATGTTAACCatgaaatataacaataaaatagaaagtGTAATCAGAACTATTTGAATGTGAGCTAGAAATTTTTCTAAGCCCCAATTTTAAATTCAGATACATTTCAGAAAGGGCAAATTCAATTGAAAAGGCAATAATTATATCTAGGAGTAAAAATGACATCAaaacatagacagacagacagacagatacctAGAAACCATAGATCCAAAGAATATTTATAGccttatctttattcttttccatcctgTTAACTGCCCTTACTTTTATGACACAGCCTCTCGTTTCTGGTTCAAGAAACCTGCTTGATTGTGCTgtatactggaaattgacacaacattgtaaactgactataactcaataataaaaaaaaagaaacctgccTGATGCTCTATATAGCTACAGAAACAGTTATGCAGAGTTGAAAGGGTCACCTCCCTGTCATGTCCCATGTCTTGCTCCTTTTAAAAGGCATAAATAGTGGAACAAGATGCCAGGATAAAAACATCTGACCATAAAAGAGGGTTATGACTCACAAGAAAACATACATATGAGAATTTCAGGTTTTAAATTTTCTGCTTGGTCACTtctgtttaaaatgtattaagttaGGATTAATCTGACCTTTGATTGTATACTAGAATTAGATTATGAGAATTTCTTTACCTAGGTAAGAGAGGGTTTTCCCCATAAAATTAATAGTTTCATTAAATCTTTGAACACCACTACATCTTAAAGTAATCTCCGTCCAAACTCTAATTTTAAGGATGAGAAAACTGGagccagagaggttaaatagcttgACAGCTCatctatttaagaaaaacaaaaacaaaac includes these proteins:
- the KLHL41 gene encoding kelch-like protein 41 — encoded protein: MDSQRELAEELRLYQSTLLQDGLKDLLDEKKFIDCTLKAGDKSLPCHRLILSACSPYFREYFLSEIDEEKKKEVVLDNVDPAVLDLIIKYLYSASIDLNDGNVQDIFALASRFQIPSVFTVCVSYLQKRLAPGNCLAILRLGLLLDCPRLAISAREFVSDRFVQICKEEDFMQLSPQELISVISNDSLNVEKEEAVFEAVMKWVRTDKENRVKNLSEVFDCIRFRLMTEKYFKDHVERDDIIKSNPELQKKIKVLKDAFAGKLPEPSKNAEKAGAGEVNGDVGDEDLLPGYLNDIPRHGMFVKDLILLINDTAAVAYDPTENECYLTALAEQIPRNHSSIVTQQNQVYVVGGLYVDEENKDQPLQSYFFQLDNIASEWVGLPPLPSARCLFGLGEVDDKIYVVAGKDLQTEASLDSVLCYDPVAAKWNEVKKLPIKVYGHSVISHKGMIYCLGGKTDDKKCTNRVFIYNPRKGDWKDLAPMKTPRSMFGVAVHKGRIVIAGGVTEDGLSASVEAFDLVTNKWEVMTEFPQERSSISLVSLAGSLYAIGGFAMIQLESKEFAPTEVNDIWKYEDDKKEWAGMLKEIRYASGASCLATRLNLFKLSKL